Within the Simkaniaceae bacterium genome, the region CAAATGCTCTTCATTGTACCATTTAACAAAAGATAACACCCAATCTCTTGCCTCTTTGAGGTTCTCAAATGGGTTCTCAGGATATTTGGGTGCATATTTCAATGTCCTGAAAAACGACTCGGAATATGGGTTGTCATTACTAACTCCGGGTCGACTAAATGATGGGATAACTCCCAGCCTTTGGAGTGTTGCTAACATGGTGGCTCCCTTCAAGTGATAGAAGAGAAGATCAATATAAAAATCTTGATCCCCGATGGATAAATGAATCTGGCGCCCAACAAAAGAAAAACCAGCTCCTAATTCAAGAAGAAATTTTTGTACGTGGTCTAATAAACCAGATTCCAATTCCTGCTCGTCGTGTTTATCTCTCAGTGTAAGAAAGTCAAAGCAATATGGGTCCTTCAAGGTTTGGTGAGCTAAATCAGATTGTGGGGAGGGGAGAGTATTTTGAAAATTGGTAATGGCTTTTCCTTCTCGTTTATGAAGGTCGCTATCTAGCCAATGCAGTAAGACGCTTCGACTCCATCCATGTTCAATCGTTTTATGGGCATACCAGATTCTATCTTGGAGAGTTTCAAGCTTCTGAAGGAGAAGGATGTTATGGCCCCATGGAATTTGGCCAACAACCTGTTGGCTAATTGCAAATTCTGGGTATTCCCTTGCGAATTGAACCATATACTTGATGTTTGTTAGAGAGAAACCCTTCATTTCTGGAAAAGTAGATTTGAGGTCCTTGGCCAGATTTTCGATAGTCTTAGCACCCCAACCTTCATCTTTTTGTTTGAGATGGATTTTAGAGCCTATTTCCCAATAAAGATTAATAAGTTCGTGGTTAACAGCTAAAGCAGCTTTTACCTGAGAGGCTAAGATCCTTTCTTTAATCTCTTTGAAGAACGCTTTGTATTCTTTTAGGTCTGTGGCCTGAGCTCTTTCAACTGCGTTAGATGACATTTTATCCTCTTTGCGTAAGTGGAGAAGTGTAGCATGGAAACTCAAAAAACTAAATAGTTTTTACTGCAGTTTCGTCCAGTTGAGTAGCGTAAATAGTGCGTAATTGAGCTTTATGTAGCTAGATTTTTCAGTGTGAATCTTATGTTGTATATCGTTAAAAACAAAAGGCTTCAGTCGTTAAAACTGAAGCCTTAATTTGGGTTGGAGGTGGAGAGAATCGAACTCTCGTCCTTAGCAAACTCCAAGTAAATGACTACATGCTTAGTTCCTTAATTGTTTGACGCTTGCCATGCTGTAAGGAACCCCACTTGTGGCAAGTGCACCTCTTATCATCTCGGAGTCTAGGCCCAAGAGATCAACGGCCTAAATCCACACCAAGTAAAATGACGATTCACCTAAGACCCTCGGTCCAATCTTAGGGAATCGGACTACATGAGCTTTCGCTTATGCAGCAACTGCGAAATCAAGTGCTTCCTCAGAAGCAAAGTTGATATCGAATTCTTCTTTTTTAGCGTTTATTCGCTTTCGGCTTTTTTAAGAGGCCAACCGAATCCTCTGCATGCCATCGACCCTTTATTTCTAAGTCGAAACCTGTTCACCCCCGTATTCATTATACCATATCAAAGGAATAATTATGCCTATAAGGGCTTAAATTGAAAAGGGTTAGTTTTAACTCATTGTTTATTAGTAAGATATGGTTTCATATTGATAACTATATATGAGGGGAAGGACAAGCCCCGGTTGTTTTAAATACGCGGCTTCCGTAGAATGATCTCGACTTTTGAACGATTGCTTTTTTGGTATTCATGGCCATTTGATTGTTTTAAACTCAATTGTTTAGTACGATTATGGGCTGATAGTGTCACGGTTAATGAATAAGAGGCTATCGCATCGTTGGCTGAGTGAGAGCTCCCCGCTTAAGGCAGGGAAATTGGCCTGCTCGGCCTATGTTCAGTTTGTTAAAGGCTTTTATTTTCTGCGGAATGAATCATGTTTGATATAGAACAAGAGCCGTTTCCGGCTCGAGAAACCAAGATCCTCAAATTTTGGAAAACCCATTCCATTTTTGAAAAATCGGTTCGAAATCGTGCTCAGGCACCTCTTTTTTCCTTTTATGACGGGCCCCCTTTTGCAACGGGACTGCCTCATTATGGCCATCTTTTAGCCGGGACCATTAAGGATGTGATTCCCCGTTATAAAACGATGAAAGGTTTTAGGGTTCCTCGCCGTTTTGGTTGGGATTGCCACGGGCTTCCTGTTGAAAATGAAATTGAAAAGGCAAAAGGGCTCTCAGGGGCATCGACCATTGAGAAGTATGGAATTGCCGCTTTTAATGAAGAGTGTCGTAGCATTGTGCTTCGCTATACGGAAGAGTGGAAATCAACCGTCAATCGTATGGGGCGATGGGTTAGCTTTGAAAATACTTACCGCACGATGGATGCTTCCTTTATGGAATCGGTCTGGTGGGTCTTCGCTGCTTTATGGAAAAAAGGGCTTGTTTATCAGGGATTTAAAGTCATGCCCTTTTCTGCACGTCTTGGGACTCCATTGTCGAATTTCGAGGCGAACCTCAATTATAAAGATGTTGATGATCCCTCATTGACAGTGAAATTTAAAGTGAAAGATGAGGCGGATACTTATCTGCTCATATGGACAACCACACCTTGGACGCTTCCTTCGAATTTGGCTTGTGTGGTGAATCCCCATATCAATTATGTGAGACTTAAAGATAAAAAGAGCAAAGACACTTTTATTTTAGCTAAGAGTCGGGTGGCCCATTACTTCAAAGATCGCGAGTCTTATGAACTCATCTCCGTATTTAAAGGGGATAAACTACGCGATATGGTTTATGAGCCCTTATTCGATTATTTTGTCGATCGAGCAAGTCCACAAGCTTTC harbors:
- a CDS encoding PDDEXK nuclease domain-containing protein, producing the protein MSSNAVERAQATDLKEYKAFFKEIKERILASQVKAALAVNHELINLYWEIGSKIHLKQKDEGWGAKTIENLAKDLKSTFPEMKGFSLTNIKYMVQFAREYPEFAISQQVVGQIPWGHNILLLQKLETLQDRIWYAHKTIEHGWSRSVLLHWLDSDLHKREGKAITNFQNTLPSPQSDLAHQTLKDPYCFDFLTLRDKHDEQELESGLLDHVQKFLLELGAGFSFVGRQIHLSIGDQDFYIDLLFYHLKGATMLATLQRLGVIPSFSRPGVSNDNPYSESFFRTLKYAPKYPENPFENLKEARDWVLSFVKWYNEEHLHSSIKFVTPSKRHQGLDEEILAKRHLVYQEAKRKNPHRWSKETRNWQMINEVLL